The Longimicrobiaceae bacterium genome has a segment encoding these proteins:
- a CDS encoding IS5/IS1182 family transposase — protein sequence MSRFRRLARDYERLPETLAGLHFVVFACVMLSRAYTLLEIGS from the coding sequence GATGAGCCGCTTCCGCAGGCTGGCCCGCGACTATGAGCGTCTGCCCGAGACACTGGCCGGGCTCCATTTCGTTGTCTTCGCCTGCGTCATGCTCAGCCGCGCCTATACCTTGCTGGAGATCGGTTCATAA
- a CDS encoding BON domain-containing protein, translating into MAQDFDELFFDFENMTDDEIYDVVVQQLREYPAIDEGWIEVRVVDGRVTLGGRVGTDAEKQIAEKVVVETLGIANFSNELVVSETVRGSVPEAADEAAAYEAEFDDHLGEPGGNQSDTAEHLVEDLDTQMYGTRDMGEAIEEGAPYIPPDRPTADGYGSEEQH; encoded by the coding sequence ATGGCTCAGGACTTCGACGAGCTCTTCTTCGACTTCGAGAACATGACGGACGACGAGATCTACGATGTCGTCGTGCAGCAGCTCCGCGAGTATCCGGCCATCGACGAGGGGTGGATCGAGGTACGGGTCGTCGACGGCCGGGTCACCCTCGGCGGGCGGGTGGGAACCGACGCCGAGAAGCAGATCGCGGAGAAGGTGGTCGTGGAGACGCTGGGGATCGCGAACTTTTCCAACGAGTTGGTGGTCAGCGAGACGGTACGCGGCAGCGTCCCCGAGGCCGCAGACGAAGCCGCAGCGTACGAGGCCGAGTTCGACGACCACCTGGGCGAGCCCGGCGGGAACCAGTCCGACACGGCGGAGCACCTGGTGGAGGACCTGGACACGCAGATGTACGGCACCCGCGACATGGGCGAAGCCATCGAGGAGGGTGCCCCCTACATTCCCCCCGATCGCCCGACGGCCGACGGCTACGGCTCGGAGGAGCAGCACTGA